A single window of Methylocella tundrae DNA harbors:
- the nifK gene encoding nitrogenase molybdenum-iron protein subunit beta has protein sequence MPQNPDNVLDHFNLFRQPEYKEMFENKKKNFENPVPDSELERVREWTKTDEYREKNFAREALTVNPAKACQPLGAVFAAVGFEGTIPFVHGSQGCVAYYRSHFSRHFKEPTSCVSSSMTEDAAVFGGLNNMIDGLANTYNMYKPKMIAVSTTCMAEVIGDDLNAFIKTAKEKGSVPQEYDVPFAHTPAFVGSHITGYDNVMKGVFEHFWDGKAKTAPALQRVPNEKINFLGGFDGYTVGNLREIKRIFKSMDVEYTILGDNSDVWDTPTDGEFRMYDGGTTLEEAANALHAKATISMQEFCTEKTLPFIASKGQETVAFNHPIGVRGTDAFLMAVSRITGKPVSAELTRERGRLVDAIADSSAHIHGKKFAIYGDPDLCLGLAAFLLELGAEPTHILSTNGGKAWAERVQALLDSSPFGKDCHVYPNKDLWHMRSLLFTEPVDFLIGNTYGKYLDRDTGTPLIRIGFPIFDRHHYHRYPVWGYQGGMNVLVWILDKIFDEIDRNTNVVAKSDYSFDIIR, from the coding sequence ATGCCACAGAATCCTGACAACGTTCTCGACCACTTCAACCTGTTCCGGCAGCCGGAATATAAGGAAATGTTCGAGAACAAGAAAAAGAACTTCGAGAACCCCGTCCCGGACAGCGAGCTCGAGCGCGTTCGCGAATGGACCAAGACCGACGAATATCGCGAGAAGAATTTCGCCCGCGAAGCGCTGACCGTCAATCCGGCCAAGGCCTGTCAGCCCCTCGGCGCCGTCTTCGCCGCTGTCGGCTTTGAAGGAACGATTCCCTTCGTTCATGGATCGCAGGGCTGCGTCGCCTACTACCGCAGTCATTTCTCCCGTCATTTCAAAGAACCGACGTCCTGCGTCTCCTCGTCCATGACGGAAGACGCCGCCGTTTTCGGCGGCCTCAACAACATGATCGACGGCCTCGCCAACACCTACAACATGTATAAGCCGAAGATGATCGCGGTATCGACGACCTGCATGGCGGAAGTCATCGGCGACGATCTTAACGCCTTTATCAAGACAGCGAAGGAAAAGGGTTCGGTCCCGCAGGAATATGACGTTCCTTTCGCCCACACTCCGGCTTTCGTCGGCAGCCACATCACCGGCTACGATAATGTGATGAAGGGCGTTTTCGAACATTTCTGGGACGGCAAGGCGAAAACCGCGCCGGCGCTGCAGCGCGTGCCGAACGAGAAGATTAACTTCCTCGGCGGTTTCGACGGCTACACGGTCGGCAATTTGCGTGAAATCAAGCGCATCTTCAAATCGATGGACGTCGAGTACACGATCCTCGGAGACAACAGCGACGTATGGGACACGCCGACGGACGGCGAGTTCCGCATGTATGACGGCGGCACGACCCTCGAGGAAGCCGCCAATGCCCTGCACGCCAAGGCGACCATTTCGATGCAGGAATTCTGCACTGAAAAGACGCTGCCTTTCATCGCCTCGAAGGGCCAGGAGACTGTCGCCTTCAATCATCCGATCGGCGTGCGCGGAACGGATGCTTTTCTGATGGCCGTGTCGCGCATCACCGGCAAGCCGGTCTCCGCGGAGCTCACCCGTGAGCGCGGCCGTCTCGTGGACGCAATCGCGGATTCGAGCGCGCACATTCACGGCAAGAAATTCGCGATCTACGGCGATCCCGATCTCTGCCTCGGCCTTGCCGCGTTCCTGCTCGAGCTCGGCGCCGAGCCGACCCATATTCTGTCCACCAACGGCGGCAAGGCATGGGCGGAAAGAGTCCAGGCGCTGCTCGACAGCTCGCCCTTCGGCAAGGACTGCCACGTCTATCCGAACAAGGATCTGTGGCACATGCGCTCGCTCCTGTTCACCGAGCCGGTCGATTTCCTCATCGGCAACACCTACGGCAAATATCTCGATCGCGACACCGGAACGCCGCTGATCCGCATCGGCTTCCCGATATTCGACCGGCACCACTATCACCGTTATCCGGTGTGGGGCTATCAGGGCGGCATGAATGTGCTGGTCTGGATCCTCGACAAGATCTTCGACGAGATCGACCGCAACACAAATGTCGTGGCGAAGTCGGACTACAGCTTCGACATCATTCGCTAA